Proteins encoded by one window of Enterococcus saccharolyticus subsp. saccharolyticus:
- a CDS encoding NUDIX hydrolase, protein MAFASKAEEKIYYEQHATEEEFLEWYKRQEQPKYEKPSVTVDIVLMCYNKEDDQLKVLLIQRKSNPYRESWALPGGFVDPNESTGESVLRETEEETSVRISAQNIEQLHTFSTPNRDPRGWVVTVSYLAFIGEEPLSAGDDANEVRWFSLERKDNQLYLINGDVEIILDLRSGQSLGKDTLAFDHSEIILKAFKRIVNKMEHEPQVLQVLGDSFTITEARKVFAKFLGVDFRTIDHSNFKKSLLRFFDEIGERPVGIGRPSKIYRLKEDVFHEEI, encoded by the coding sequence ATGGCATTTGCTTCCAAAGCAGAAGAAAAAATTTATTACGAACAACACGCGACAGAAGAAGAATTTCTAGAGTGGTACAAAAGACAAGAACAACCGAAATATGAAAAACCTTCTGTCACTGTCGATATTGTTTTAATGTGTTACAACAAAGAAGACGATCAATTAAAAGTGCTTTTAATCCAACGGAAAAGCAATCCGTATCGTGAATCGTGGGCATTACCGGGAGGCTTTGTCGATCCGAATGAATCTACTGGTGAAAGTGTACTACGAGAAACCGAAGAAGAAACAAGCGTCCGCATATCTGCCCAAAACATTGAGCAACTACATACCTTTAGCACGCCAAATCGAGATCCACGTGGTTGGGTCGTTACGGTGAGTTATCTAGCTTTTATTGGCGAAGAGCCCTTATCTGCTGGAGATGATGCCAATGAAGTCCGCTGGTTCTCATTAGAACGTAAAGACAATCAGTTGTATTTGATTAACGGGGATGTAGAAATTATCTTAGATTTACGTTCTGGACAATCATTAGGCAAAGATACATTAGCTTTTGACCATAGCGAAATCATCCTCAAAGCCTTTAAACGTATCGTCAATAAAATGGAACACGAACCACAAGTCTTACAAGTGCTCGGCGATAGCTTTACCATTACCGAAGCACGAAAAGTTTTCGCAAAATTTCTCGGGGTAGATTTTCGTACGATCGACCACTCCAATTTCAAAAAATCACTGTTGCGTTTCTTTGATGAAATTGGCGAACGTCCGGTGGGAATCGGTCGTCCGTCGAAAATTTATCGTTTAAAAGAAGACGTTTTTCATGAAGAAATCTAA
- the opp3C gene encoding oligopeptide ABC transporter permease, with translation MENTKRTEAEINQIPASQFEPLEKNTTIEREVISAPSLSFLQDSWRRLKKNKAAVFSSSLLLVILLISIVTIFFSPHDPTAQNVNYINLPPKIPGIDINGFNGTATVGGQLVDKYAAANVPDDVYFYLGTDGLGRDLLSRLFMGTRISLLIAFIAAMLDIIFGVTYGLISGLLGGRVDNVMQRILEVLSGIPNLVVMILMLVVFKPGIFSIVAAMAITNWIPMARIVRAQTMKLKDQEFVLAATTLGEKRSKIAFKHILPNISSVIIVQMMFSIPSAIFFEAFLSFIGLGLKPPTASLGMLLSDGYKTFRFLPYQMWIPAVVLSVIMIGFNLLADGLRDAFDPKMKE, from the coding sequence ATGGAAAACACAAAGAGAACTGAAGCAGAAATTAATCAAATTCCAGCTTCTCAATTTGAACCCTTAGAAAAAAATACGACGATTGAACGTGAAGTTATTTCGGCACCTTCTTTAAGTTTCTTACAAGATTCTTGGCGTCGTTTGAAGAAAAATAAAGCGGCTGTATTTTCAAGTAGCTTATTACTGGTCATTTTGTTGATTTCAATCGTGACGATTTTCTTCTCACCACATGACCCAACTGCACAAAATGTAAACTATATTAACTTACCTCCAAAAATCCCAGGTATTGATATTAATGGGTTTAATGGAACAGCAACAGTTGGTGGTCAATTAGTGGATAAATATGCGGCAGCTAACGTACCAGATGATGTGTATTTCTATTTAGGTACAGACGGTTTAGGTCGTGACTTATTGAGTCGTTTATTTATGGGAACACGTATCTCATTATTGATTGCGTTTATCGCAGCGATGCTAGATATTATCTTTGGTGTAACGTATGGTTTGATTTCTGGTCTTTTAGGTGGTCGTGTCGATAACGTGATGCAACGTATCTTAGAAGTATTATCAGGTATTCCAAATTTAGTTGTGATGATTTTGATGTTAGTTGTATTTAAACCAGGTATTTTCTCAATTGTTGCCGCAATGGCGATTACAAACTGGATTCCAATGGCGCGGATTGTGCGGGCACAGACGATGAAATTGAAAGACCAAGAGTTTGTATTGGCAGCGACAACGTTAGGTGAAAAGCGTAGTAAAATTGCCTTTAAACATATCTTGCCGAATATTTCTAGTGTCATTATTGTCCAAATGATGTTTAGTATCCCTTCTGCGATTTTCTTCGAAGCATTCTTAAGCTTCATTGGGTTAGGTTTAAAACCACCAACCGCTTCATTAGGGATGTTATTGAGTGATGGATATAAAACATTTAGATTCTTACCATATCAAATGTGGATTCCAGCAGTTGTATTATCAGTAATTATGATTGGCTTTAACTTGTTAGCAGATGGACTAAGAGATGCTTTTGATCCGAAAATGAAAGAGTGA
- a CDS encoding RNA-guided endonuclease TnpB family protein, whose amino-acid sequence MSVLKGYKFRIYPDEKQKKFFIETFGCVRFTYNHLLMARHTGTARNTTLTPASLKKEYPFLKKTDSLALANAQRNLERAFRNYFSGRAGYPKLKTKKSTWQSYTTNNQQHTVYLEGEYLKVPKLKSLVPIHLHREVRGTIKSVTISAKRNREFYASILCVEEVEELPKTNDLVGISYCPENLIQISAKKELPQIDQSHLVKQLGKEQKKLQLRAKVAKKRKVRLIHAKNYQKQKERVLKLRATKLDQKRNFIDQLTINLVRDFDYLFIESKPKFKNETGEFSEADWQQFIQRIQYKGRWYGKEIRYIEVKELKNEKCKEIERLGRAQLT is encoded by the coding sequence ATGAGCGTATTAAAAGGTTATAAATTTCGCATCTACCCAGATGAAAAACAAAAAAAGTTTTTTATTGAAACGTTTGGTTGTGTTCGCTTTACATACAATCACTTACTAATGGCTAGACACACAGGTACGGCAAGAAATACGACGCTAACGCCTGCTTCATTGAAGAAAGAATATCCTTTTTTAAAAAAAACAGACAGTTTAGCTTTAGCAAATGCCCAAAGAAATTTGGAGCGAGCGTTTCGTAATTATTTCAGTGGTCGGGCTGGTTACCCAAAATTGAAGACGAAAAAAAGCACGTGGCAATCGTATACTACAAATAATCAGCAACATACGGTTTATTTAGAAGGCGAGTATTTAAAAGTACCGAAACTAAAAAGTCTGGTGCCGATTCATTTGCATCGCGAAGTGCGTGGCACGATTAAATCAGTAACGATTTCTGCCAAACGTAATCGTGAATTTTACGCATCTATTTTATGTGTTGAAGAAGTAGAAGAGTTGCCTAAAACAAATGATTTAGTGGGGATTTCTTATTGTCCAGAGAATTTGATTCAAATTTCTGCTAAAAAAGAATTACCACAAATCGATCAATCTCATTTAGTGAAACAATTAGGGAAAGAGCAAAAGAAATTGCAACTAAGAGCAAAAGTTGCTAAAAAACGTAAAGTACGTTTAATTCATGCAAAAAACTATCAAAAACAAAAAGAACGCGTCTTAAAATTACGCGCAACAAAATTGGATCAAAAACGAAATTTTATCGATCAGCTCACAATTAACTTGGTACGTGATTTTGATTATTTATTTATCGAATCCAAACCTAAGTTTAAAAATGAAACTGGGGAGTTTTCAGAAGCTGATTGGCAACAATTTATTCAACGGATTCAATATAAAGGCCGGTGGTACGGCAAAGAAATTCGTTATATTGAAGTAAAAGAGTTGAAAAATGAAAAGTGTAAAGAAATAGAACGTTTAGGTCGTGCACAATTGACTTAA
- a CDS encoding response regulator transcription factor, with protein sequence MENVSILLVEDEESLASFIQSELTFEGYEVIWVKDGQEALDAFATHAFDLILLDWMLPKYDGITVARRIRKESDIPIIMMTARNQTTDIVIGLDTGLDDYITKPFDIEELFARIRVIERRLNKQEATTITYHQLQLDIAKHQVTIDEEEIYLTPKEFGMLYELMKTPEEIKTRDELLNTVWGYDFMGQTNVVDVYIRTLRNKLGKCGLMIQTVRGVGYVLRELDDR encoded by the coding sequence ATGGAAAATGTCAGCATTTTATTAGTGGAAGATGAAGAAAGTTTAGCTAGTTTTATTCAATCTGAATTAACATTTGAAGGCTATGAGGTCATCTGGGTGAAAGACGGACAAGAAGCACTAGATGCTTTTGCTACACATGCGTTCGATTTGATTTTATTAGATTGGATGTTGCCTAAATATGATGGGATTACGGTGGCTAGACGGATTCGCAAAGAGAGCGATATTCCGATTATCATGATGACCGCTCGCAACCAAACAACGGATATTGTGATTGGCTTAGATACAGGATTGGATGATTATATTACCAAACCATTTGATATTGAAGAGTTATTTGCGCGCATTCGTGTCATTGAACGACGCTTAAATAAACAAGAAGCAACAACAATTACCTATCACCAATTGCAGTTAGATATTGCCAAACACCAAGTAACCATCGACGAGGAAGAAATTTATTTAACGCCCAAAGAATTTGGCATGTTGTATGAATTAATGAAAACACCAGAAGAAATAAAAACACGTGACGAATTGTTAAATACCGTATGGGGCTATGATTTTATGGGACAAACGAATGTTGTGGATGTGTATATCCGCACGCTTCGCAACAAATTAGGGAAATGCGGTTTAATGATTCAAACGGTACGCGGTGTCGGTTATGTATTGAGGGAACTAGATGACAGATAG
- a CDS encoding ABC transporter ATP-binding protein, protein MKKILEVKDLKISFETYAGKVQAIRNVDFDLYQGETLAIVGESGSGKSVTTRSIMGLLANNAVVESGEILFNGSDILKKSEKEMQKIRGKEIAMIFQDPMTSLDPTMTIGKQVAESLLKHNKISKKEGLAQALELLKLVGIPNAEKRLNNYPHQFSGGQRQRIVIAIALICYPHILIADEPTTALDVTIQAQILELLKEIQEKMNSSIIFITHDLGVVANVADRVAVMYAGKIIEIGTAEEIFYNPQHPYTWGLLGSMPTLEGTGDRLYAIPGTPPDLLAPPVGDAFYPRNEFALKIDAEQQPPFFEVSPTHKAATWLLAPQAPPVTPPEEIQIRWAKFKEKQLGRA, encoded by the coding sequence ATGAAGAAAATTTTAGAAGTAAAAGATTTAAAAATTTCATTTGAAACCTATGCGGGTAAAGTACAAGCCATTCGTAACGTTGATTTCGATTTATATCAAGGTGAAACTTTAGCAATCGTAGGTGAATCAGGTAGTGGGAAATCCGTAACTACCCGTAGTATCATGGGCTTATTAGCAAATAATGCTGTCGTTGAAAGTGGCGAAATTTTATTTAATGGCTCAGATATTTTGAAAAAATCAGAAAAAGAAATGCAAAAAATTCGCGGAAAAGAAATCGCGATGATTTTCCAAGATCCGATGACTTCACTTGATCCAACGATGACAATTGGAAAACAAGTAGCAGAGTCATTATTAAAACACAACAAAATTTCGAAAAAAGAAGGCTTGGCACAAGCGTTAGAATTATTGAAACTAGTGGGCATTCCAAATGCTGAAAAACGTTTGAATAACTACCCTCACCAATTTTCAGGTGGTCAACGTCAACGTATCGTTATCGCCATTGCATTGATTTGTTATCCACACATTTTAATTGCGGATGAACCGACAACTGCGTTAGACGTAACAATCCAAGCACAAATTTTAGAATTGTTAAAAGAAATTCAAGAAAAAATGAATTCATCAATTATTTTCATCACACATGACCTAGGGGTGGTTGCTAATGTAGCTGACCGTGTGGCGGTAATGTATGCTGGAAAAATTATTGAAATTGGGACGGCAGAAGAAATTTTCTACAATCCACAACATCCATATACTTGGGGCTTGTTAGGTTCAATGCCAACTTTAGAAGGAACGGGCGATCGCTTATATGCTATCCCAGGAACGCCTCCTGATTTATTAGCACCACCAGTGGGCGATGCGTTTTATCCTCGTAATGAATTTGCTTTAAAAATTGATGCGGAACAACAACCGCCATTCTTCGAGGTATCACCAACGCATAAAGCGGCAACTTGGTTATTAGCACCACAAGCACCACCAGTAACGCCACCAGAAGAAATTCAAATTCGTTGGGCGAAATTTAAAGAAAAACAACTAGGAAGAGCATAG
- a CDS encoding ABC transporter ATP-binding protein, translating into MKKVLLEVEGLKQYFNVGRKDEVKAVDDITFHIYEGETFGLVGESGSGKSTTGRTVIRLNQPTGGKVMFDGNDVMALKSKKEMKDFRRDVQMIFQDPYASLNPRMKVRDIIAEGIDVNGLAKTEKERNDRVNELLKTVGLNPNHGTRYPHEFSGGQRQRIGIARALAVDPKFIICDEPISALDVSIQAQVVNLLQDLQKEHKLTYLFIAHDLSMVKHISDRIGVMHHGKLLEVGSSDDIYYHGVHPYTESLLSAIPLPDPDYERTRQRIKYVDNPTDTRPRKMQEIAKGHYVYATDEEKVMYQEKLEQKKNK; encoded by the coding sequence GTGAAAAAAGTTTTACTAGAAGTTGAAGGCTTAAAACAATACTTTAACGTCGGTCGTAAAGACGAAGTGAAAGCTGTTGATGATATTACTTTCCACATCTATGAAGGTGAAACGTTTGGTTTAGTTGGAGAATCCGGTAGTGGAAAATCAACAACTGGACGTACAGTGATTCGTTTAAATCAACCAACTGGTGGAAAAGTGATGTTTGATGGCAATGATGTAATGGCCTTAAAATCAAAAAAAGAAATGAAAGATTTTCGTCGTGATGTGCAAATGATCTTCCAAGATCCGTATGCGTCATTAAATCCACGAATGAAAGTGCGTGACATCATTGCAGAAGGTATTGATGTCAATGGATTAGCGAAAACTGAAAAAGAACGTAATGATCGTGTCAATGAGCTATTAAAAACAGTTGGGTTAAATCCAAACCACGGCACACGTTATCCTCATGAATTTTCAGGTGGTCAACGTCAACGTATCGGAATTGCCCGCGCCTTAGCTGTCGATCCAAAATTCATCATCTGTGATGAACCAATTTCTGCCTTGGACGTATCGATTCAAGCACAGGTCGTGAATTTATTACAAGACTTACAAAAAGAACACAAGTTGACTTACTTATTTATTGCCCATGATTTATCAATGGTGAAACACATCAGTGATCGTATTGGTGTAATGCACCATGGGAAATTATTAGAAGTAGGTAGCAGTGATGACATCTATTACCATGGGGTGCATCCATATACAGAAAGTCTGTTATCAGCTATTCCATTGCCTGATCCAGACTATGAACGTACACGTCAACGTATCAAATATGTCGACAATCCAACAGATACGCGTCCACGCAAAATGCAAGAAATTGCTAAAGGACATTATGTCTATGCAACAGACGAAGAAAAAGTCATGTATCAAGAGAAATTGGAACAAAAGAAAAATAAATAA
- a CDS encoding cation-translocating P-type ATPase: MSEENAKKQQLSKAFYSQTVDAVFEELGSKPEGLSDSEAKSRLSQYGANELEEGKKKTMLQKFLEQFKDLMILVLIAAAAISAMVPNAEGHREWVDAIIILAVVIINAVMGVIQEAKAEQAIEALREMSTPNANVLRDGHSVTVSSTELVPGDIVLLEAGDVVPADMRLIEASSLKIEEAALTGESVPVEKELTVLEGQDIGIGDRINMAYSNSNVTYGRGKGIVVNTGMNTEVGKIAGMLANADETETPLKRNLNQLGKFLTAAILIIAVIMFFVGTVLNGRDWVEMLLTSISLAVAAIPEGLPAIVTIILALGTQVMAKRNAMIRKLPAVETLGATDIIASDKTGTLTLNQMTVEKLYFDDHQYAASDDISMDNMALKIMNFANDTRIGQEGNLMGDPTETALVQFGRDKGFDVRQEEPKEPRVADLPFDSDRKLMSTIHKLADGRFLVAVKGAPDVLLGRTKEVLLNGKVLPMTAAEQEKVLANNKDMAKQALRVLGMAYKYIDSVPEKLVSEELENDLIFAGLVGMIDPERAEAAGAVKVAKEAGIRPIMITGDHRDTAEAIAGRLGIIKPGDDAAVLTGAELNQMSDADLAQNISKYSVYARVSPEHKVRIVKAWQQEGKVVAMTGDGVNDAPSLKQADIGVGMGITGTEVSKGASDMVLADDNFATIVVAVEEGRKVFSNIQKAIQYLMAANLGEVLTLFIATLLGWDTLLPIHLLWINLVTDTFPAIALGMEPAEKDLMAHKPRGKNSNFFSGGVMSSIIYQGILEAAAVLFVYWSALQWPAHTAANMPGLDATGLYDLQHADALTMAFATLGLMQLFHAFNVKSVHQSLFKVGAFRNKAFNWAILLSFVLMMGIIVIPGLNDIFKVTHLDWYQWGIVVGASFAIIPVVEIVKAIQRAMGKE, encoded by the coding sequence ATGTCAGAGGAAAATGCAAAGAAACAACAACTATCAAAAGCTTTTTACTCTCAAACAGTGGATGCTGTTTTTGAAGAACTAGGTTCAAAACCTGAAGGCCTTTCTGATAGCGAAGCGAAAAGTCGCTTGTCTCAATATGGTGCCAATGAATTAGAAGAAGGCAAAAAGAAAACCATGTTGCAAAAATTCTTAGAGCAATTTAAGGATTTAATGATTTTGGTCTTAATCGCTGCAGCTGCGATTTCTGCGATGGTACCCAACGCAGAAGGTCATCGTGAATGGGTAGATGCGATCATCATTTTAGCCGTAGTTATCATCAATGCGGTCATGGGTGTTATCCAAGAAGCGAAAGCCGAACAAGCAATCGAAGCATTACGTGAAATGTCAACACCAAATGCGAATGTATTACGTGATGGACATAGCGTGACAGTCAGCAGTACAGAATTAGTTCCAGGAGATATCGTTTTACTAGAAGCTGGAGATGTTGTACCAGCAGATATGCGTTTGATCGAAGCAAGCTCATTAAAAATTGAAGAAGCAGCTTTAACTGGTGAATCTGTTCCAGTTGAAAAAGAATTAACAGTTCTTGAAGGACAAGATATCGGAATTGGTGATCGAATCAATATGGCGTATTCAAACAGTAACGTAACATATGGTCGTGGTAAAGGGATCGTTGTTAATACTGGGATGAACACAGAAGTTGGTAAGATTGCGGGTATGTTAGCAAATGCTGACGAAACAGAAACACCATTAAAACGTAACTTGAATCAATTAGGTAAGTTCTTAACTGCTGCAATTTTAATTATTGCGGTTATCATGTTCTTTGTTGGTACAGTCTTAAATGGTCGTGATTGGGTTGAGATGTTATTAACTTCTATCTCATTAGCTGTTGCTGCGATTCCAGAAGGGTTGCCAGCGATTGTAACTATTATCTTAGCTTTAGGTACGCAAGTAATGGCGAAGCGTAATGCGATGATTCGTAAATTACCAGCTGTTGAAACATTAGGAGCTACTGATATTATTGCTTCTGACAAAACGGGAACATTAACGTTAAACCAAATGACTGTTGAAAAATTATACTTTGATGACCATCAATATGCAGCATCAGATGATATTTCAATGGATAATATGGCGTTAAAAATTATGAACTTCGCGAACGATACACGTATCGGTCAAGAAGGTAACCTAATGGGTGACCCAACAGAAACAGCTTTAGTTCAATTTGGTCGTGATAAAGGCTTTGATGTTCGTCAAGAAGAACCGAAAGAACCCCGCGTTGCAGATTTACCATTTGATTCAGATCGTAAATTGATGAGTACAATTCATAAATTGGCAGATGGTCGTTTCTTAGTAGCAGTAAAAGGTGCGCCAGATGTATTATTAGGTCGTACCAAAGAAGTACTATTAAACGGTAAAGTTTTACCAATGACAGCTGCTGAACAAGAAAAAGTATTAGCAAACAACAAAGACATGGCAAAACAAGCATTACGTGTCTTAGGTATGGCGTATAAATACATTGACAGTGTTCCTGAAAAATTAGTTTCAGAAGAACTTGAAAATGATTTAATCTTTGCTGGATTAGTCGGCATGATTGACCCTGAGCGTGCGGAAGCTGCAGGTGCAGTTAAAGTTGCTAAAGAAGCAGGTATTCGTCCAATTATGATTACTGGTGACCATCGTGATACAGCAGAAGCAATTGCAGGACGTTTAGGAATCATCAAACCAGGCGATGACGCTGCTGTTTTAACTGGTGCTGAATTAAATCAAATGTCTGATGCTGATTTAGCACAAAATATTTCAAAATACTCTGTTTATGCTCGTGTATCTCCAGAACATAAGGTACGTATCGTAAAAGCTTGGCAACAAGAAGGTAAAGTTGTAGCCATGACTGGTGACGGTGTAAACGATGCACCTTCATTAAAACAAGCCGATATCGGTGTTGGTATGGGGATTACTGGTACAGAAGTGTCTAAGGGTGCTTCTGACATGGTATTAGCAGATGATAACTTTGCGACAATCGTTGTTGCTGTCGAAGAAGGACGTAAAGTCTTCTCAAATATTCAAAAGGCTATCCAATATTTAATGGCTGCAAACTTAGGGGAAGTATTGACACTATTTATTGCAACATTATTAGGTTGGGACACATTACTACCAATCCATCTATTATGGATTAACTTAGTGACAGATACATTCCCAGCGATTGCTTTGGGTATGGAACCTGCTGAAAAAGATTTGATGGCGCACAAACCTCGTGGTAAGAACTCAAACTTCTTCTCCGGTGGTGTTATGAGTAGTATTATTTACCAAGGTATTTTAGAAGCTGCAGCCGTATTATTTGTATACTGGTCTGCGCTACAATGGCCAGCGCATACAGCGGCAAACATGCCAGGTTTAGATGCCACAGGATTGTATGACTTACAACATGCAGATGCGTTAACAATGGCGTTCGCAACATTAGGTTTGATGCAGCTATTCCACGCGTTCAACGTGAAATCTGTTCATCAGTCATTGTTCAAAGTTGGCGCATTCCGAAACAAAGCCTTCAACTGGGCGATTCTCTTATCATTTGTATTGATGATGGGGATTATCGTTATTCCAGGCCTAAATGATATCTTCAAAGTAACGCATTTAGACTGGTACCAATGGGGAATCGTAGTAGGTGCTTCCTTTGCGATTATTCCAGTTGTTGAGATTGTCAAAGCAATTCAACGCGCAATGGGTAAAGAATAA
- the metG gene encoding methionine--tRNA ligase, translated as MAEKETFYITTPIYYPSGKLHIGNSYTTIACDAVARYKRLMGFDVFYLTGVDEHGQKIEKKAEELGVEPQEYVDRMAADVKKLWKTLDISYDKFIRTTDDYHKEAVKKIFQQLLDQDDIYLGEYEGWYSVSDEEFFTETQLAEVYRDENGKVIGGKAPSGHEVELVKEESYFFRMGKYADRLLDYYNEHPEFILPEARKNEMVKNFIEPGLEDLAVSRTTFKWGVPVNANPKHVVYVWIDALSNYITALGYGSDDESLFNRYWPADVHMVGKEIVRFHTIYWPIMLMALDLPLPKKIFGHGWLMMKDGKMSKSKGNVVYPEMLVERYGLDALRYYLLRSVPFGSDGVFTPEDFVARVNYDLANDLGNLLNRTIAMINKYCEGIVPNYASKVTPFDSELSTTAANVVGRYHEAMDKMEFSTALSEVWTLISRANKYIDETEPWVLAKDEERKAELDSVMVHLAESLRIAAILLQPIMTETPARIFSQLGLDSAMDLKDLHFGEFPSETKVTVKGTPIFPRLDMEVEVEYIQKKMSEGTKNNDDSVKWNPEETELVSVKDKEIKYEDFDKVELKVAEVIDCQKVKGADKLLQFRLAAGDNQDRQILSGIAEFYPDPSALIGMKVVIVANLKPRKMRGQISQGMILSAEDASGKLQVVEAPKGMPNGSIIA; from the coding sequence ATGGCTGAGAAAGAAACTTTTTATATCACTACGCCAATCTATTACCCAAGCGGCAAATTACATATTGGTAATTCATACACAACAATTGCTTGTGATGCAGTTGCTCGCTATAAAAGATTAATGGGATTTGATGTCTTCTACTTAACTGGAGTAGATGAACATGGACAAAAAATTGAGAAAAAAGCAGAAGAACTAGGCGTTGAGCCACAAGAATACGTTGACCGTATGGCAGCAGATGTCAAAAAATTATGGAAAACATTGGACATTAGTTACGATAAATTTATTCGGACTACTGATGACTACCATAAAGAAGCGGTGAAAAAAATCTTCCAACAATTACTAGACCAAGATGATATTTATTTAGGTGAGTACGAAGGTTGGTATTCTGTTTCTGATGAAGAATTCTTCACAGAAACACAATTAGCAGAAGTCTATCGTGATGAAAATGGCAAAGTAATTGGCGGAAAAGCGCCAAGTGGACATGAAGTTGAATTAGTAAAAGAAGAATCTTATTTCTTCCGTATGGGTAAATATGCGGATCGTTTATTGGACTATTACAATGAACACCCAGAATTTATTTTGCCAGAAGCACGTAAAAATGAAATGGTAAAAAATTTCATTGAACCTGGTTTAGAAGATTTAGCTGTTTCTCGTACAACTTTCAAATGGGGCGTACCTGTAAATGCGAATCCTAAGCACGTGGTTTATGTGTGGATTGATGCGTTATCAAACTATATCACAGCATTAGGTTACGGATCAGATGATGAGAGCTTATTTAATAGATACTGGCCAGCGGATGTACACATGGTCGGAAAAGAAATCGTCCGTTTCCATACAATTTATTGGCCAATTATGTTGATGGCATTAGATTTACCATTGCCGAAGAAAATTTTTGGTCATGGTTGGTTAATGATGAAAGACGGCAAAATGTCGAAATCTAAAGGTAATGTTGTCTATCCAGAAATGTTAGTCGAGCGTTATGGTTTAGATGCCTTACGTTATTATTTATTGCGTTCAGTTCCATTTGGTAGTGATGGTGTCTTCACACCTGAAGACTTTGTGGCACGCGTGAATTACGATTTAGCTAATGACTTAGGAAACTTGTTAAACCGTACGATTGCGATGATTAACAAATACTGTGAGGGGATTGTTCCAAACTATGCGTCAAAAGTTACCCCATTTGATAGTGAATTATCAACAACGGCAGCGAATGTAGTTGGTCGTTACCATGAAGCGATGGATAAAATGGAATTTAGCACAGCGTTGTCTGAAGTGTGGACATTGATTTCTCGTGCCAATAAATACATTGATGAAACAGAGCCTTGGGTTTTAGCCAAAGATGAAGAACGCAAAGCCGAATTAGATAGCGTGATGGTGCATTTAGCAGAAAGCTTGCGCATTGCGGCAATTTTATTGCAACCGATTATGACAGAAACCCCAGCGAGAATCTTTAGCCAATTAGGACTAGATTCAGCAATGGATTTAAAAGATTTACATTTTGGTGAATTCCCAAGCGAAACAAAAGTAACCGTCAAAGGAACACCAATTTTCCCTCGTTTGGACATGGAAGTTGAAGTAGAATATATTCAAAAGAAAATGTCTGAAGGAACAAAAAATAATGATGATTCAGTCAAATGGAATCCAGAAGAAACAGAATTGGTTTCAGTAAAAGACAAAGAAATCAAATACGAAGATTTTGATAAAGTGGAATTAAAAGTGGCGGAAGTCATTGATTGTCAAAAAGTCAAAGGCGCCGATAAATTATTACAATTCCGTCTAGCTGCTGGCGATAACCAAGATCGTCAAATTCTCTCTGGGATTGCAGAATTTTATCCAGATCCAAGTGCGTTAATCGGTATGAAAGTTGTCATTGTGGCAAACTTGAAACCACGTAAAATGCGTGGACAAATTAGCCAAGGGATGATTCTATCTGCTGAAGATGCTTCTGGTAAGTTACAAGTCGTGGAAGCGCCAAAAGGTATGCCAAACGGTTCAATTATTGCTTAA